The Radiobacillus deserti genomic interval GAAAAGATGATGAAGTGGTGCCAGGAAGCTTATGGAATTCGCTATGTTTCTCTCAGATATTTTAACGTTGCAGGGGCACGCGCTACTGGAGAGATTGGCGAGGATCACAATCCAGAAACGCATCTCATTCCTATCGTATTACAGGTGGCTCTTGGTCAACGAAAGGCTATTTCCATTTTTGGAGATGACTATCCAACGGAGGATGGAACGTGCATAAGAGACTATATTCATGTGGAGGATTTAGCCGAAGCACACTTATTAGCCTTAGATTATTTAAATAATGGTGGAAATAGCGAAATTTTTAATCTAGGAAGTAACCAAGGGTTCTCTGTCCATCAAATAATTGACACCGCAAGAAACGTAACTGGTCACGCTATTCCTGCTGAGGTTGCACCTAGACGAAGTGGGGATCCGAGTACATTAATTGCTTCTTCTGCAAAAGCAAAAAAAATATTAGGATGGGAGCCTACACGGACGGATATCCAAACTATTATTTCTGATGCGTGGAAGTGGCACCAAACACACCCGA includes:
- the galE gene encoding UDP-glucose 4-epimerase GalE produces the protein MAILVLGGAGYVGSHAVYQLIDQNKEVIVIDNLENGHREAVHPKATFYKGDMRDIAFLRNVFQKESIGAVIHFAANSLVGESMENPLKYFDNNVHGTQVLLQVMQENGIDKIIFSSTAATYGEPEQIPITEDMPTNPTSTYGESKLTMEKMMKWCQEAYGIRYVSLRYFNVAGARATGEIGEDHNPETHLIPIVLQVALGQRKAISIFGDDYPTEDGTCIRDYIHVEDLAEAHLLALDYLNNGGNSEIFNLGSNQGFSVHQIIDTARNVTGHAIPAEVAPRRSGDPSTLIASSAKAKKILGWEPTRTDIQTIISDAWKWHQTHPNGFGKEVRS